In Deinococcus irradiatisoli, the genomic stretch GACGAACTCACCGTCAGCGGCCCCACCCGGATCAGCGAACTGCGCGGCGGCGAGGTGCGCGACTACACCCTCACGCCGCAGGAGGTGGGCCTGGACGAACACCCGCTCTCGGCGCTCGTCGGTGGCGACGCCTACGAGAACGCCGCCATCACCAGGGCCGTTTTGCAGGGCGGCGGCACGGCGGCCCAGCGCGACGTGGTGGCGCTCAACGCTGGCGCCGGGCTGTATCTGGCCGGCAAGGCGGCGGAGTTGAGCGGCGGCGTGCGGGCGGCGCAGCAACTGTTGGGCAGCGGCGCGGCCTGGGAGCTGCTGGAGCGCTACGCGGCCTACACCCGTACGCCTTGACCGGTAAGCAAACCTTCAGACACCCGGTCCAGTTCCGTTAAGCTCAGGGCATGAAGAAAAAACACCTGCTCGGCCTGCTGCTGACGGTCGCCGCCCTCGGAGTGAGCGTCAGCCTGGGGCAGGCCGGTCCGCAGAGCAGCGCCGTCCCCGCCGTCACCCGCGCCCAGCCGGCCCTGGCCCCCGCGCTGGACACCGAGCGGAAGTTCTTCGACTTGCCGGGCTTCGGCACGGTGGCGTACTACGCCGATACGCGCGGCACCGGCCGGCCGCTGCTGCTGACCACCAGCATCAACGCGGCGGCCAGCGCCTACGAGATGAAGCCGCTGTTTGACACCTATGCCGGCACCCGGCCGATCTACGTGCTGGAATGGCCCGGCTTCAGCAGCTCGGCGCGCCCCGACACCGAGTACACCCCGCAGCTGATGGCCCGCGCGCTGAGCGCCCTGATCGGGCAGCTCGGGCAGGACGTGGACGTGGTGTCGCTCTCGCTGGGTTCGGAATTCGTGGCCCGCGCCGCCGCCAGCGAGCCGCGCATCCGCACGCTGGCGCTGATCTCGCCCTCGGGCCTGGGCAGCGCGCGCGGCGGCACCCAGCGCGCCCGCGACGAGGACGGCGGGCAAGCGCTCTACCAGCGCCTGCGGACTTTCGGCACGCCGCTGTTCGCGCTGATCAAGAGCCAGCCGAGCATCCTGTACTTCCTCAACCAGAGCTTCGTCGGGCCGGTGGATGCGGGCCTGCTGAACTACAGCATCCAGAGTGCAGGCCAGCCGGGCGGCAAGTACGCGCCGCTGTACTTCATCAGCGGGCGGCTGTTTACCCCGGACGCTTTCGAGCAGCTCTACCAGCCGCTGAACATCCCGGTGCTGGTGCTCTACGACAAGGACAACTACGTGAATTTCGACCGGCTGCCGGAGTTCACCGCTAAGCCGAACGTCAGCGCAGTGCGGATCGTGCCGAGCCAGGGCCTACCGCAGTTCGAAAAGCTGCCGGAGGTCAAGGCGGCGCTCGATCTGTTCTGGCAGGCCGCACCCTGAGCGGCCCTCAGGGGTGGTGTCTCAGGGATGAGCGCCGCCGGGTGAGTCGCCGGGAATGGGGGCACTCTGGGTGCCGGCGTCCGGCGTGAAAGCCTGAATCTGGCGCCAGACCGCGTCCACCTGCGTCGGCATGATCGCCACCAGATCGCCGGGCCGGGCCAGGCGCAGCGTGACGTCCACCGCGTCGAGTTCTTCCATCTCCAGGTGGAGGCGCTCGGGCGCAAAACCCGCTTCCAGCGCGCCGGCCTGCAGCAGGGCCATCACTTCACCGCGCGGGCGGCCCCGGCCATCGGGGCCCTCGCGGAAGACCAGTTCGTCGTAGGTGCGGGCCGCGCAGGCGCCCACCTCGCGGATGTCGGCGTCGCGCCGGTCGCCGGGGACGCTCACCATCCCGATCAGCCGCATGCCGGGCTGCCGCAGCTGGTGCAACAGGTGGCGCTGCGCTTCCAGGCCCGCTGGATTGTGGGCGTAGTCGAGCAGCACCCGGAACGGCAGGCCGTCGTAGAAATTGAGCCGCCCGGGATTCTGCTCGAAGCTGGCCGTGAAGGTGCTTAGCGCCACGCGGATCGTTGCGGGCTCGACGCCCTGGCCCAGGCACATCAGGCAGGCCGCCAGGGCGTTGTCCACGTTGAACAGCGCCAGCCCGCCCAACGTTGCCGGAATGTCGCGGGTGGGCATCAGCACCTGGCGCTCGCCGCCGCTGTAGATCACGATCTCGTCGCCGCCCTCGCCCGGTTCGCGCAGCGCGGCCAGTCCTCCGGCGGCGATATGTTCCCGCAGCACTTCGCCCGGCACGCCGCTGAGGCTGAACAGCGCCAGCCGTCCGCGCGCGACGCGCCGCATCCGCAGCGTGAGGGGATCGTCGGCGTTCAGCACGCTCACGCCCCGGCGCGACACCGCCCGCACCAGCAGCGACTTGACCCTGGCCAGGTCGTGCACGGTGTCCACGCCCCGCAGACCCAGGTGATCGGCCTGCACGTTGAGCACCG encodes the following:
- a CDS encoding alpha/beta hydrolase; translation: MKKKHLLGLLLTVAALGVSVSLGQAGPQSSAVPAVTRAQPALAPALDTERKFFDLPGFGTVAYYADTRGTGRPLLLTTSINAAASAYEMKPLFDTYAGTRPIYVLEWPGFSSSARPDTEYTPQLMARALSALIGQLGQDVDVVSLSLGSEFVARAAASEPRIRTLALISPSGLGSARGGTQRARDEDGGQALYQRLRTFGTPLFALIKSQPSILYFLNQSFVGPVDAGLLNYSIQSAGQPGGKYAPLYFISGRLFTPDAFEQLYQPLNIPVLVLYDKDNYVNFDRLPEFTAKPNVSAVRIVPSQGLPQFEKLPEVKAALDLFWQAAP